A portion of the Stigmatopora argus isolate UIUO_Sarg chromosome 15, RoL_Sarg_1.0, whole genome shotgun sequence genome contains these proteins:
- the slc4a11 gene encoding solute carrier family 4 member 11 isoform X3: MEAGGGRKTRFTAEAPPCGMSKNGYFFQEMEQREAEPDDDRVGPEDVQDLPITSADDVHLYDNQITPGPESDDSGCVLLNTSRKYVKLMNFEEEIRAHRDLDGFLARAIILLDETAASLDDVLKRMLRHVGRDDNAPEPACNFEDVMSLLFTDAGAQQVNIHLLSETIQGVTATDTGVHYQQSWLCILCNLKNLQRRHVCISRLERPQNWGENCCEVRYVILVLAPLKMKSTKTATELGRTFATLFSDISFRQKLLETKTQEEFKEALVFQRHQLTAANLTPGGLAKEETDPHSHKPLKCTDFFLAGRGIYDDLRRRLPLYASDFTDGIVGQNKTLLKYMTTAIFLYIVILLPAIAFGSLNDESTRGEIDVKKTIIGQSIGGVIYSLFAGSPLVVPLTTAPLAIFISVIRGICDDYQLDFPAFYACIGLWNCLFLILGGVFNLSLVMKLFKRSTEEVIALFISFAFVVDAVKGTVKIFQKYYHSPTLGNASSAAAAAAGAPESLPQSSAQVLASLPVLPETLIQCSHERPVLCLLLMMGTLWMGYTLYQFRRSPFLNVKVREVLSDCALPISVLLFSFIGSYLFRDIKLPVFKIHNKPIFTVAPLERLSALNILSAMGLGFLLALLIFIDQNIVVSLTNAPENRLLKGTSYHWDLMLSGLINILMSVLGLPWMHAAFPHSTLHVRQLAFVEQRVEGGHLYETIVQVKETRVTSLAANVFIGASVLMLPLPLQWIPKPVLYGLFLYIAITSIDGNQMCDRMALLLKEQTSYPPTHYIRKVPQRKIHYFTFLQMMQLLVLCTFGMYPIPYMKMIFPLVMILLIPIRNRVLPHIIEAKYLDIMDAQHM, encoded by the exons AGGCGCCTCCTTGTGGGATGTCCAAAAACGGCTACTTCTTTCAAGAAATGG AGCAGAGGGAGGCGGAGCCGGACGACGACAGGGTGGGGCCAGAGGACGTCCAGGACCTGCCCATCACCTCCGCCGACGACGTCCATCTTTACGACAACCAGATCACTCCGGGTCCAG AAAGCGACGACTCTGGCTGCGTGCTCCTCAACACGTCCAGAaag TACGTGAAGCTGATGAACTTTGAGGAGGAGATCCGCGCCCACCGCGACTTGGACGGCTTCCTGGCCCGAGCCATCATCCTATTGGACGAGACGGCGGCGTCGCTGGACGACGTCCTGAAGCGAATGCTGCGCCACGTGGGGCGGGACGACAACGCCCCGGAACCCGCCTGCAACTTCGAGGACGTCATGAGTTTGCTCTTCACCGACGCCGGCGCTCAGCAAGTCAACA TTCACCTCCTGTCAGAGACCATTCAAGGCGTGACGGCCACCGACACGGGGGTCCACTACCAGCAGTCCTGGCTCTGCATATT GTGCAACCTGAAGAACCTGCAGCGTCGCCACGTGTGCATCTCGCGACTGGAGAGGCCGCAAAATTGGGGGGAGAACTGCTGCGAGGTCCGCTACGTCATCCTGGTCCTGGCCCCGCTCAAGATG AAGAGCACCAAAACGGCGACGGAGCTGGGGCGGACGTTCGCCACGCTCTTCTCGGACATTTCCTTCCGGCAGAAACTTCTGGAGACCAAAACGCAGGAGGAGTTCAAGGAGGCGCTGGTCTTCCAGCGCCACCAGCTGACGGCCGCCAACCTGACGCCCGGCGGCTTGGCCAAGGAGGAGACGGACCCCCACAGCCACAAGCCCCTCAAG TGCACAGACTTCTTCCTGGCGGGCCGCGGGATTTACGACGACTTGCGTCGCCGCCTTCCTCTCTACGCTTCCGACTTCACGGACG GTATCGTGGGTCAGAATAAAACCCTGCTGAAGTACATGACCACGGCCATCTTCCTCTACATCGTCATCCTCCTGCCCGCCATCGCCTTCGGGTCGCTCAACGACGAGAGCACGCGCGGCGAGATCG ACGTGAAGAAGACCATCATCGGGCAATCCATCGGGGGCGTCATCTACTCGCTGTTCGCCGGCTCCCCCCTGGTGGTCCCGTTGACCACGGCACCCCTCGCCATCTTCATAAGTG tgatCCGCGGGATCTGCGACGACTACCAGCTGGACTTCCCGGCCTTCTACGCCTGCATCGGCCTGTGGAATTGCCTCTTCCTCATCCTGGGGGGCGTCTTCAACCTCAGCCTGGTTATGAAGCTCTTCAAaag GTCCACGGAGGAGGTGATCGCGCTCTTCATCTCCTTCGCCTTCGTGGTGGACGCCGTCAAAGGAACGGTGAAAA TTTTCCAGAAGTACTACCACTCGCCCACGCTAGGCAACGCcagctcggcggcggcggcggcggcgggggcgccGGAGTCGTTGCCGCAGTCGTCGGCGCAGGTCCTGGCGTCCCTGCCGGTCCTCCCCGAGACGCTGATCCAGTGCTCGCATGAGCGACCCGTCCTGTGCCTGCTGCTCATGATGGGAACCTTGTGGATGGGCTACACCCTCTACCAGTTCAGGAGGAG TCCATTCCTGAACGTCAAAGTGAGGGAGGTGCTGTCGGACTGCGCCCTGCCCATCTCGGTGCTTCTCTTCTCCTTCATCGGCTCCTACTTGTTCAGAGACATTAAGC ttcCAGTGTTTAAAATCCACAACAAGCCCATCTTCACGGTGGCGCCGCTGGAGCGTCTGTCGGCGTTGAACATCCTGAGCGCCATGGGCCTGGGCTTCCTGCTGGCCTTGCTCATCTTCATCGACCAGAACATCGTGGTGTCCCTCACCAACGCGCCCGAGAACAG GCTTCTGAAGGGCACGTCGTACCACTGGGACCTGATGCTGTCGGGCCTGATCAACATCCTGATGTCGGTCCTGGGGCTGCCGTGGATGCACGCCGCCTTCCCGCACTCCACGCTACACGTGCGCCAGCTGGCTTTCGTGGAACAACGCGTGGAAGGAGGACACCTCTACGAGAC caTCGTGCAGGTGAAGGAGACGCGCGTGACATCGCTGGCGGCCAACGTTTTCATCGGCGCCTCGGTCCTGATGCTGCCGCTGCCGCTGCAGTGGATCCCCAAGCCCGTCCTCTACGGCCTCTTCCTCTACATCGCCATCACGTCCATCGACGGCAACCAGATGTGCGACCGCATGGCGCTGCTGCTCAAGGAACAG ACGTCGTACCCGCCCACCCACTACATCCGCAAAGTGCCCCAGAGGAAGATTCACTACTTCACCTTCCTGCAGATGATGCAGCTGCTGGTGCTGTGCACGTTTGGCATGTACCCCATCCCCTATATGAAGATGATCTTCCCATTGGTCATGATTCTGCTCATCCCCATCAG GAACAGGGTGCTTCCTCACATCATTGAGGCCAAATACTTGGACATCATGGATGCCCAACACATGTAG
- the slc4a11 gene encoding solute carrier family 4 member 11 isoform X1, translating into MEAGGGRKTRFTAEAPPCGMSKNGYFFQEMEQREAEPDDDRVGPEDVQDLPITSADDVHLYDNQITPGPESDDSGCVLLNTSRKYVKLMNFEEEIRAHRDLDGFLARAIILLDETAASLDDVLKRMLRHVGRDDNAPEPACNFEDVMSLLFTDAGAQQVNNMSQNFVFFDDVHLLSETIQGVTATDTGVHYQQSWLCILCNLKNLQRRHVCISRLERPQNWGENCCEVRYVILVLAPLKMKSTKTATELGRTFATLFSDISFRQKLLETKTQEEFKEALVFQRHQLTAANLTPGGLAKEETDPHSHKPLKCTDFFLAGRGIYDDLRRRLPLYASDFTDGIVGQNKTLLKYMTTAIFLYIVILLPAIAFGSLNDESTRGEIDVKKTIIGQSIGGVIYSLFAGSPLVVPLTTAPLAIFISVIRGICDDYQLDFPAFYACIGLWNCLFLILGGVFNLSLVMKLFKRSTEEVIALFISFAFVVDAVKGTVKIFQKYYHSPTLGNASSAAAAAAGAPESLPQSSAQVLASLPVLPETLIQCSHERPVLCLLLMMGTLWMGYTLYQFRRSPFLNVKVREVLSDCALPISVLLFSFIGSYLFRDIKLPVFKIHNKPIFTVAPLERLSALNILSAMGLGFLLALLIFIDQNIVVSLTNAPENRLLKGTSYHWDLMLSGLINILMSVLGLPWMHAAFPHSTLHVRQLAFVEQRVEGGHLYETIVQVKETRVTSLAANVFIGASVLMLPLPLQWIPKPVLYGLFLYIAITSIDGNQMCDRMALLLKEQTSYPPTHYIRKVPQRKIHYFTFLQMMQLLVLCTFGMYPIPYMKMIFPLVMILLIPIRNRVLPHIIEAKYLDIMDAQHM; encoded by the exons AGGCGCCTCCTTGTGGGATGTCCAAAAACGGCTACTTCTTTCAAGAAATGG AGCAGAGGGAGGCGGAGCCGGACGACGACAGGGTGGGGCCAGAGGACGTCCAGGACCTGCCCATCACCTCCGCCGACGACGTCCATCTTTACGACAACCAGATCACTCCGGGTCCAG AAAGCGACGACTCTGGCTGCGTGCTCCTCAACACGTCCAGAaag TACGTGAAGCTGATGAACTTTGAGGAGGAGATCCGCGCCCACCGCGACTTGGACGGCTTCCTGGCCCGAGCCATCATCCTATTGGACGAGACGGCGGCGTCGCTGGACGACGTCCTGAAGCGAATGCTGCGCCACGTGGGGCGGGACGACAACGCCCCGGAACCCGCCTGCAACTTCGAGGACGTCATGAGTTTGCTCTTCACCGACGCCGGCGCTCAGCAAGTCAACA ACATGTCTcaaaattttgttttctttgatgACG TTCACCTCCTGTCAGAGACCATTCAAGGCGTGACGGCCACCGACACGGGGGTCCACTACCAGCAGTCCTGGCTCTGCATATT GTGCAACCTGAAGAACCTGCAGCGTCGCCACGTGTGCATCTCGCGACTGGAGAGGCCGCAAAATTGGGGGGAGAACTGCTGCGAGGTCCGCTACGTCATCCTGGTCCTGGCCCCGCTCAAGATG AAGAGCACCAAAACGGCGACGGAGCTGGGGCGGACGTTCGCCACGCTCTTCTCGGACATTTCCTTCCGGCAGAAACTTCTGGAGACCAAAACGCAGGAGGAGTTCAAGGAGGCGCTGGTCTTCCAGCGCCACCAGCTGACGGCCGCCAACCTGACGCCCGGCGGCTTGGCCAAGGAGGAGACGGACCCCCACAGCCACAAGCCCCTCAAG TGCACAGACTTCTTCCTGGCGGGCCGCGGGATTTACGACGACTTGCGTCGCCGCCTTCCTCTCTACGCTTCCGACTTCACGGACG GTATCGTGGGTCAGAATAAAACCCTGCTGAAGTACATGACCACGGCCATCTTCCTCTACATCGTCATCCTCCTGCCCGCCATCGCCTTCGGGTCGCTCAACGACGAGAGCACGCGCGGCGAGATCG ACGTGAAGAAGACCATCATCGGGCAATCCATCGGGGGCGTCATCTACTCGCTGTTCGCCGGCTCCCCCCTGGTGGTCCCGTTGACCACGGCACCCCTCGCCATCTTCATAAGTG tgatCCGCGGGATCTGCGACGACTACCAGCTGGACTTCCCGGCCTTCTACGCCTGCATCGGCCTGTGGAATTGCCTCTTCCTCATCCTGGGGGGCGTCTTCAACCTCAGCCTGGTTATGAAGCTCTTCAAaag GTCCACGGAGGAGGTGATCGCGCTCTTCATCTCCTTCGCCTTCGTGGTGGACGCCGTCAAAGGAACGGTGAAAA TTTTCCAGAAGTACTACCACTCGCCCACGCTAGGCAACGCcagctcggcggcggcggcggcggcgggggcgccGGAGTCGTTGCCGCAGTCGTCGGCGCAGGTCCTGGCGTCCCTGCCGGTCCTCCCCGAGACGCTGATCCAGTGCTCGCATGAGCGACCCGTCCTGTGCCTGCTGCTCATGATGGGAACCTTGTGGATGGGCTACACCCTCTACCAGTTCAGGAGGAG TCCATTCCTGAACGTCAAAGTGAGGGAGGTGCTGTCGGACTGCGCCCTGCCCATCTCGGTGCTTCTCTTCTCCTTCATCGGCTCCTACTTGTTCAGAGACATTAAGC ttcCAGTGTTTAAAATCCACAACAAGCCCATCTTCACGGTGGCGCCGCTGGAGCGTCTGTCGGCGTTGAACATCCTGAGCGCCATGGGCCTGGGCTTCCTGCTGGCCTTGCTCATCTTCATCGACCAGAACATCGTGGTGTCCCTCACCAACGCGCCCGAGAACAG GCTTCTGAAGGGCACGTCGTACCACTGGGACCTGATGCTGTCGGGCCTGATCAACATCCTGATGTCGGTCCTGGGGCTGCCGTGGATGCACGCCGCCTTCCCGCACTCCACGCTACACGTGCGCCAGCTGGCTTTCGTGGAACAACGCGTGGAAGGAGGACACCTCTACGAGAC caTCGTGCAGGTGAAGGAGACGCGCGTGACATCGCTGGCGGCCAACGTTTTCATCGGCGCCTCGGTCCTGATGCTGCCGCTGCCGCTGCAGTGGATCCCCAAGCCCGTCCTCTACGGCCTCTTCCTCTACATCGCCATCACGTCCATCGACGGCAACCAGATGTGCGACCGCATGGCGCTGCTGCTCAAGGAACAG ACGTCGTACCCGCCCACCCACTACATCCGCAAAGTGCCCCAGAGGAAGATTCACTACTTCACCTTCCTGCAGATGATGCAGCTGCTGGTGCTGTGCACGTTTGGCATGTACCCCATCCCCTATATGAAGATGATCTTCCCATTGGTCATGATTCTGCTCATCCCCATCAG GAACAGGGTGCTTCCTCACATCATTGAGGCCAAATACTTGGACATCATGGATGCCCAACACATGTAG
- the slc4a11 gene encoding solute carrier family 4 member 11 isoform X2 — protein sequence METNKVLHFVPLEAPPCGMSKNGYFFQEMEQREAEPDDDRVGPEDVQDLPITSADDVHLYDNQITPGPESDDSGCVLLNTSRKYVKLMNFEEEIRAHRDLDGFLARAIILLDETAASLDDVLKRMLRHVGRDDNAPEPACNFEDVMSLLFTDAGAQQVNNMSQNFVFFDDVHLLSETIQGVTATDTGVHYQQSWLCILCNLKNLQRRHVCISRLERPQNWGENCCEVRYVILVLAPLKMKSTKTATELGRTFATLFSDISFRQKLLETKTQEEFKEALVFQRHQLTAANLTPGGLAKEETDPHSHKPLKCTDFFLAGRGIYDDLRRRLPLYASDFTDGIVGQNKTLLKYMTTAIFLYIVILLPAIAFGSLNDESTRGEIDVKKTIIGQSIGGVIYSLFAGSPLVVPLTTAPLAIFISVIRGICDDYQLDFPAFYACIGLWNCLFLILGGVFNLSLVMKLFKRSTEEVIALFISFAFVVDAVKGTVKIFQKYYHSPTLGNASSAAAAAAGAPESLPQSSAQVLASLPVLPETLIQCSHERPVLCLLLMMGTLWMGYTLYQFRRSPFLNVKVREVLSDCALPISVLLFSFIGSYLFRDIKLPVFKIHNKPIFTVAPLERLSALNILSAMGLGFLLALLIFIDQNIVVSLTNAPENRLLKGTSYHWDLMLSGLINILMSVLGLPWMHAAFPHSTLHVRQLAFVEQRVEGGHLYETIVQVKETRVTSLAANVFIGASVLMLPLPLQWIPKPVLYGLFLYIAITSIDGNQMCDRMALLLKEQTSYPPTHYIRKVPQRKIHYFTFLQMMQLLVLCTFGMYPIPYMKMIFPLVMILLIPIRNRVLPHIIEAKYLDIMDAQHM from the exons AGGCGCCTCCTTGTGGGATGTCCAAAAACGGCTACTTCTTTCAAGAAATGG AGCAGAGGGAGGCGGAGCCGGACGACGACAGGGTGGGGCCAGAGGACGTCCAGGACCTGCCCATCACCTCCGCCGACGACGTCCATCTTTACGACAACCAGATCACTCCGGGTCCAG AAAGCGACGACTCTGGCTGCGTGCTCCTCAACACGTCCAGAaag TACGTGAAGCTGATGAACTTTGAGGAGGAGATCCGCGCCCACCGCGACTTGGACGGCTTCCTGGCCCGAGCCATCATCCTATTGGACGAGACGGCGGCGTCGCTGGACGACGTCCTGAAGCGAATGCTGCGCCACGTGGGGCGGGACGACAACGCCCCGGAACCCGCCTGCAACTTCGAGGACGTCATGAGTTTGCTCTTCACCGACGCCGGCGCTCAGCAAGTCAACA ACATGTCTcaaaattttgttttctttgatgACG TTCACCTCCTGTCAGAGACCATTCAAGGCGTGACGGCCACCGACACGGGGGTCCACTACCAGCAGTCCTGGCTCTGCATATT GTGCAACCTGAAGAACCTGCAGCGTCGCCACGTGTGCATCTCGCGACTGGAGAGGCCGCAAAATTGGGGGGAGAACTGCTGCGAGGTCCGCTACGTCATCCTGGTCCTGGCCCCGCTCAAGATG AAGAGCACCAAAACGGCGACGGAGCTGGGGCGGACGTTCGCCACGCTCTTCTCGGACATTTCCTTCCGGCAGAAACTTCTGGAGACCAAAACGCAGGAGGAGTTCAAGGAGGCGCTGGTCTTCCAGCGCCACCAGCTGACGGCCGCCAACCTGACGCCCGGCGGCTTGGCCAAGGAGGAGACGGACCCCCACAGCCACAAGCCCCTCAAG TGCACAGACTTCTTCCTGGCGGGCCGCGGGATTTACGACGACTTGCGTCGCCGCCTTCCTCTCTACGCTTCCGACTTCACGGACG GTATCGTGGGTCAGAATAAAACCCTGCTGAAGTACATGACCACGGCCATCTTCCTCTACATCGTCATCCTCCTGCCCGCCATCGCCTTCGGGTCGCTCAACGACGAGAGCACGCGCGGCGAGATCG ACGTGAAGAAGACCATCATCGGGCAATCCATCGGGGGCGTCATCTACTCGCTGTTCGCCGGCTCCCCCCTGGTGGTCCCGTTGACCACGGCACCCCTCGCCATCTTCATAAGTG tgatCCGCGGGATCTGCGACGACTACCAGCTGGACTTCCCGGCCTTCTACGCCTGCATCGGCCTGTGGAATTGCCTCTTCCTCATCCTGGGGGGCGTCTTCAACCTCAGCCTGGTTATGAAGCTCTTCAAaag GTCCACGGAGGAGGTGATCGCGCTCTTCATCTCCTTCGCCTTCGTGGTGGACGCCGTCAAAGGAACGGTGAAAA TTTTCCAGAAGTACTACCACTCGCCCACGCTAGGCAACGCcagctcggcggcggcggcggcggcgggggcgccGGAGTCGTTGCCGCAGTCGTCGGCGCAGGTCCTGGCGTCCCTGCCGGTCCTCCCCGAGACGCTGATCCAGTGCTCGCATGAGCGACCCGTCCTGTGCCTGCTGCTCATGATGGGAACCTTGTGGATGGGCTACACCCTCTACCAGTTCAGGAGGAG TCCATTCCTGAACGTCAAAGTGAGGGAGGTGCTGTCGGACTGCGCCCTGCCCATCTCGGTGCTTCTCTTCTCCTTCATCGGCTCCTACTTGTTCAGAGACATTAAGC ttcCAGTGTTTAAAATCCACAACAAGCCCATCTTCACGGTGGCGCCGCTGGAGCGTCTGTCGGCGTTGAACATCCTGAGCGCCATGGGCCTGGGCTTCCTGCTGGCCTTGCTCATCTTCATCGACCAGAACATCGTGGTGTCCCTCACCAACGCGCCCGAGAACAG GCTTCTGAAGGGCACGTCGTACCACTGGGACCTGATGCTGTCGGGCCTGATCAACATCCTGATGTCGGTCCTGGGGCTGCCGTGGATGCACGCCGCCTTCCCGCACTCCACGCTACACGTGCGCCAGCTGGCTTTCGTGGAACAACGCGTGGAAGGAGGACACCTCTACGAGAC caTCGTGCAGGTGAAGGAGACGCGCGTGACATCGCTGGCGGCCAACGTTTTCATCGGCGCCTCGGTCCTGATGCTGCCGCTGCCGCTGCAGTGGATCCCCAAGCCCGTCCTCTACGGCCTCTTCCTCTACATCGCCATCACGTCCATCGACGGCAACCAGATGTGCGACCGCATGGCGCTGCTGCTCAAGGAACAG ACGTCGTACCCGCCCACCCACTACATCCGCAAAGTGCCCCAGAGGAAGATTCACTACTTCACCTTCCTGCAGATGATGCAGCTGCTGGTGCTGTGCACGTTTGGCATGTACCCCATCCCCTATATGAAGATGATCTTCCCATTGGTCATGATTCTGCTCATCCCCATCAG GAACAGGGTGCTTCCTCACATCATTGAGGCCAAATACTTGGACATCATGGATGCCCAACACATGTAG
- the slc4a11 gene encoding solute carrier family 4 member 11 isoform X4, which translates to METNKVLHFVPLEAPPCGMSKNGYFFQEMEQREAEPDDDRVGPEDVQDLPITSADDVHLYDNQITPGPESDDSGCVLLNTSRKYVKLMNFEEEIRAHRDLDGFLARAIILLDETAASLDDVLKRMLRHVGRDDNAPEPACNFEDVMSLLFTDAGAQQVNIHLLSETIQGVTATDTGVHYQQSWLCILCNLKNLQRRHVCISRLERPQNWGENCCEVRYVILVLAPLKMKSTKTATELGRTFATLFSDISFRQKLLETKTQEEFKEALVFQRHQLTAANLTPGGLAKEETDPHSHKPLKCTDFFLAGRGIYDDLRRRLPLYASDFTDGIVGQNKTLLKYMTTAIFLYIVILLPAIAFGSLNDESTRGEIDVKKTIIGQSIGGVIYSLFAGSPLVVPLTTAPLAIFISVIRGICDDYQLDFPAFYACIGLWNCLFLILGGVFNLSLVMKLFKRSTEEVIALFISFAFVVDAVKGTVKIFQKYYHSPTLGNASSAAAAAAGAPESLPQSSAQVLASLPVLPETLIQCSHERPVLCLLLMMGTLWMGYTLYQFRRSPFLNVKVREVLSDCALPISVLLFSFIGSYLFRDIKLPVFKIHNKPIFTVAPLERLSALNILSAMGLGFLLALLIFIDQNIVVSLTNAPENRLLKGTSYHWDLMLSGLINILMSVLGLPWMHAAFPHSTLHVRQLAFVEQRVEGGHLYETIVQVKETRVTSLAANVFIGASVLMLPLPLQWIPKPVLYGLFLYIAITSIDGNQMCDRMALLLKEQTSYPPTHYIRKVPQRKIHYFTFLQMMQLLVLCTFGMYPIPYMKMIFPLVMILLIPIRNRVLPHIIEAKYLDIMDAQHM; encoded by the exons AGGCGCCTCCTTGTGGGATGTCCAAAAACGGCTACTTCTTTCAAGAAATGG AGCAGAGGGAGGCGGAGCCGGACGACGACAGGGTGGGGCCAGAGGACGTCCAGGACCTGCCCATCACCTCCGCCGACGACGTCCATCTTTACGACAACCAGATCACTCCGGGTCCAG AAAGCGACGACTCTGGCTGCGTGCTCCTCAACACGTCCAGAaag TACGTGAAGCTGATGAACTTTGAGGAGGAGATCCGCGCCCACCGCGACTTGGACGGCTTCCTGGCCCGAGCCATCATCCTATTGGACGAGACGGCGGCGTCGCTGGACGACGTCCTGAAGCGAATGCTGCGCCACGTGGGGCGGGACGACAACGCCCCGGAACCCGCCTGCAACTTCGAGGACGTCATGAGTTTGCTCTTCACCGACGCCGGCGCTCAGCAAGTCAACA TTCACCTCCTGTCAGAGACCATTCAAGGCGTGACGGCCACCGACACGGGGGTCCACTACCAGCAGTCCTGGCTCTGCATATT GTGCAACCTGAAGAACCTGCAGCGTCGCCACGTGTGCATCTCGCGACTGGAGAGGCCGCAAAATTGGGGGGAGAACTGCTGCGAGGTCCGCTACGTCATCCTGGTCCTGGCCCCGCTCAAGATG AAGAGCACCAAAACGGCGACGGAGCTGGGGCGGACGTTCGCCACGCTCTTCTCGGACATTTCCTTCCGGCAGAAACTTCTGGAGACCAAAACGCAGGAGGAGTTCAAGGAGGCGCTGGTCTTCCAGCGCCACCAGCTGACGGCCGCCAACCTGACGCCCGGCGGCTTGGCCAAGGAGGAGACGGACCCCCACAGCCACAAGCCCCTCAAG TGCACAGACTTCTTCCTGGCGGGCCGCGGGATTTACGACGACTTGCGTCGCCGCCTTCCTCTCTACGCTTCCGACTTCACGGACG GTATCGTGGGTCAGAATAAAACCCTGCTGAAGTACATGACCACGGCCATCTTCCTCTACATCGTCATCCTCCTGCCCGCCATCGCCTTCGGGTCGCTCAACGACGAGAGCACGCGCGGCGAGATCG ACGTGAAGAAGACCATCATCGGGCAATCCATCGGGGGCGTCATCTACTCGCTGTTCGCCGGCTCCCCCCTGGTGGTCCCGTTGACCACGGCACCCCTCGCCATCTTCATAAGTG tgatCCGCGGGATCTGCGACGACTACCAGCTGGACTTCCCGGCCTTCTACGCCTGCATCGGCCTGTGGAATTGCCTCTTCCTCATCCTGGGGGGCGTCTTCAACCTCAGCCTGGTTATGAAGCTCTTCAAaag GTCCACGGAGGAGGTGATCGCGCTCTTCATCTCCTTCGCCTTCGTGGTGGACGCCGTCAAAGGAACGGTGAAAA TTTTCCAGAAGTACTACCACTCGCCCACGCTAGGCAACGCcagctcggcggcggcggcggcggcgggggcgccGGAGTCGTTGCCGCAGTCGTCGGCGCAGGTCCTGGCGTCCCTGCCGGTCCTCCCCGAGACGCTGATCCAGTGCTCGCATGAGCGACCCGTCCTGTGCCTGCTGCTCATGATGGGAACCTTGTGGATGGGCTACACCCTCTACCAGTTCAGGAGGAG TCCATTCCTGAACGTCAAAGTGAGGGAGGTGCTGTCGGACTGCGCCCTGCCCATCTCGGTGCTTCTCTTCTCCTTCATCGGCTCCTACTTGTTCAGAGACATTAAGC ttcCAGTGTTTAAAATCCACAACAAGCCCATCTTCACGGTGGCGCCGCTGGAGCGTCTGTCGGCGTTGAACATCCTGAGCGCCATGGGCCTGGGCTTCCTGCTGGCCTTGCTCATCTTCATCGACCAGAACATCGTGGTGTCCCTCACCAACGCGCCCGAGAACAG GCTTCTGAAGGGCACGTCGTACCACTGGGACCTGATGCTGTCGGGCCTGATCAACATCCTGATGTCGGTCCTGGGGCTGCCGTGGATGCACGCCGCCTTCCCGCACTCCACGCTACACGTGCGCCAGCTGGCTTTCGTGGAACAACGCGTGGAAGGAGGACACCTCTACGAGAC caTCGTGCAGGTGAAGGAGACGCGCGTGACATCGCTGGCGGCCAACGTTTTCATCGGCGCCTCGGTCCTGATGCTGCCGCTGCCGCTGCAGTGGATCCCCAAGCCCGTCCTCTACGGCCTCTTCCTCTACATCGCCATCACGTCCATCGACGGCAACCAGATGTGCGACCGCATGGCGCTGCTGCTCAAGGAACAG ACGTCGTACCCGCCCACCCACTACATCCGCAAAGTGCCCCAGAGGAAGATTCACTACTTCACCTTCCTGCAGATGATGCAGCTGCTGGTGCTGTGCACGTTTGGCATGTACCCCATCCCCTATATGAAGATGATCTTCCCATTGGTCATGATTCTGCTCATCCCCATCAG GAACAGGGTGCTTCCTCACATCATTGAGGCCAAATACTTGGACATCATGGATGCCCAACACATGTAG